In a single window of the Mobula hypostoma chromosome 29, sMobHyp1.1, whole genome shotgun sequence genome:
- the trappc5 gene encoding trafficking protein particle complex subunit 5, whose translation MAMDTRFTRGKSVILERSITRPKSEVSLSAFALLFSEIVQYCQNRVYSVSELQNKLSELGQQVGVRILDVLVMREKNGKRETKVINVLLFIKVNVWKALFGKEADKLEQANDDDKTYYIIEKEPLINAYISVPKENSTLNCASFTAGIVEAILSYSGFPAKVTAHWHKGTTLMIKFDESVIARDKTLDGR comes from the coding sequence ATGGCCATGGATACTCGGTTCACCAGGGGCAAGTCTGTCATCCTGGAGCGATCGATCACTCGCCCCAAGTCTGAGGTCAGCCTGAGCGCCTTTGCCCTGCTGTTCTCGGAGATCGTCCAATACTGTCAGAACCGCGTCTACTCTGTATCAGAGCTACAGAACAAGCTGTCGGAGCTAGGCCAGCAGGTGGGGGTGCGGATCCTGGACGTGCTGGTAATGCGAGAAAAGAACGGCAAGCGGGAGACCAAGGTCATTAACGTGCTGCTCTTTATCAAGGTCAATGTGTGGAAAGCCTTGTTCGGCAAGGAGGCAGACAAGCTGGAGCAAGCCAACGATGATGACAAGACCTATTACATCATTGAGAAAGAGCCACTCATCAATGCCTACATCTCGGTGCCCAAGGAGAACAGCACACTCAACTGTGCCTCCTTCACAGCAGGCATTGTAGAGGCCATCCTCTCTTACAGTGGATTCCCCGCCAAGGTGACGGCTCACTGGCACAAGGGCACTACCCTGATGATCAAGTTTGACGAGTCCGTCATTGCACGCGACAAAACTTTGGATGGACGATAA